The following are from one region of the Capsicum annuum cultivar UCD-10X-F1 chromosome 1, UCD10Xv1.1, whole genome shotgun sequence genome:
- the LOC107859059 gene encoding DUF724 domain-containing protein 3 isoform X4: protein MGQRELGLTREADSLMFSVGKNVEVSFDKDDRRDAWFPSKVVEQCENGSFLVERYRTIDKKGRIDNVTVDSSHIRPLPPHINRKKFNLLEKVDAFYDLAWWSGIITRELADNRYIVFFKHTNKEKELSDSDLRPHMDWKDGQWFTTSRDLPIPSDCQTNGSNNCTDTSISQKDVPLDGSSIMNETSEEKTQRSVKYIEDLNEPHSTDEISPEETLQNVLPSCDSASPHPAELPKDMSLEACNLSSKLSKKPRTKSPFSHTSPKSEYAEKKISVPVAVDEQPHNRSWQNRTRKRCQELGEEKKGGALEKLRRLKSPTTGNKDIALENAADVTQKRSTRKETDVPVIIGLECTKVRSSKTKRTRQINNESLEPIGDQKQIDAAVEGIQEENKQLGDEEGSSQKKRRGRPPRKLLNALEDMQPSGDHSKDEILDPVELAIMVNEDGKEQLEVPAGPSKKRGRTKKMTPTKMSSEKAIQSSSQQHEKHYVKREKRQAKSLNIESQAQGSVDSSAVKTAESNKIATECEEALAEIPFNGFDDQPLAKWFEEIQSPTSVDGLRISPARSPKQSAEMWEKQDMPMQTPVNGTPATQTATQSLPFVKNTLLWSTVEAMDIFKRIPQKPHFNPLLQCKESSREGMAIGHMVTFLSIVERTSRLHFDDPRSSFQEILETLSDLETHGFDVQLVRDRITELLLMKDKREKLEVQVADIDSQIIAHNMDKERIDGEIEEINKQIAELQDKLSLATSRKVVKDREIDGLRSKLMDIQADTKKAHSEFDSLTSKPL, encoded by the exons ATGGGTCAAAGGGAATTGGGTCTTACCCGGGAAGCAG ACTCACTCATGTTTAGTGTGGGGAAGAATGTGGAAGTATCTTTTGATAAAGATGATCGCCGTGATGCTTGGTTTCCCTCAAAAGTAGTTGAACAATGTGAAAATGGCTCTTTTTTGGTGGAGAGGTATCGGACAATCGACAAAAAGGGGCGTATTGACAATGTAACAGTTGATTCCTCCCATATCCGACCTTTACCACCGCATATCAATAGGAAGAAATTCAATTTGCTGGAAAAAGTGGATGCATTTTATGATCTTGCCTGGTGGAGTGGTATCATCACTAGAGAGCTTGCTGATAATAGGTATATTGTCTTTTTTAAGCACACAAACAAGGAGAAGGAGTTGAGTGACTCTGATTTGAGACCTCATATGGATTGGAAAGATGGGCAGTGGTTTACTACCTCTCGG GACCTTCCAATTCCTTCAGATTGTCAAACTAATGGAAGCAATAACTGCACTGACACTAGTATTTCACAAAAGGATGTTCCTCTTGACGGATCAAGCATTATGAATGAGACATCTGAGGAAAAAACACAACGTTCTGTGAAGTATATAGAGGATCTTAATGAGCCACATTCAACTGATGAGATTTCACCGGAGGAGACATTGCAAAATGTCCTTCCCAGCTGTGATTCTGCATCTCCACATCCCGCAGAGCTGCCCAAAGACATGTCACTTGAAGCTTGTAATCTTAGTTCAAAGCTTTCCAAAAAACCCCGTACAAAGAGTCCCTTTAGTCATACTAGCCCAAAATCTGAATACGCTGAAAAGAAGATTTCAGTACCTGTAGCTGTCGATGAGCAACCCCATAACCGCTCTTGGCAGAACAGAACT AGGAAGAGATGCCAGGAACTAGGTGAAGAAAAGAAGGGTGGGGCACTTGAAAAGTTGCGACGCCTAAAATCTCCTACAACAG GTAACAAGGATATTGCACTAGAAAATGCTGCTGACGTTACTCAAAAACGTTCTACACGTAAAGAAACTGATGTTCCTGTCATCATAGGGTTGGAGTGTACTAAAGTTAGGAGCTCAAAGACTAAAAGAACGCGTCAGATTAATAATGAATCTTTGGAGCCTATCGGAGATCAGAAGCAGATTGATGCTGCTGTAGAGGGTATACAG GAGGAGAACAAACAATTAGGTGATGAAGAGGGCAGTAGTCAGAAAAAAAGAAGGGGAAGACCACCTAGGAAATTGCTTAATGCCCTAGAAG ATATGCAACCAAGCGGAGATCATTCAAAAGATGAGATTTTAGATCCCGTTGAGCTAGCAATTATGGTTAATGAAGATGGTAAGGAGCAACTAGAGGTTCCAGCAGGCCCCAGCAAAAAAAGAGGCAGGACGAAGAAGATGACCCCAACAAAAATGTCAAGTGAAAAAGCAATTCAGTCTTCGTCCCAGCAGCATGAGAAGCATTACGTGAAGAGGGAAAAACGACAAGCAAAATCTTTAAATATTGAAtctcaagctcaag GTTCTGTTGACTCTTCTGCAGTGAAAACTGCTGAATCAAACAAGATAGCAACCGAATGTGAGGAAGCTCTTGCTGAAATACCCTTCAACGGATTTGATGATCAACCCCTTGCAAAGTGGTTTGAAGAAATACAGTCTCCTACTTCTGTTGATGGATTGA GAATTTCACCTGCACGTAGTCCGAAGCAATCTGCTGAGATGTGGGAGAAACAAGACATGCCCATGCAAACTCCTGTCAATGGGACCCCAGCAACTCAAACTGCAACCCAGAGCTTGCCATTTGTGAAAAATACACTGCTTTGGTCAACAGTTGAAGCCATGGATATTTTCAAGAGGATTCCTCAGAAGCCACATTTCAATCCGTTGCTACAATGTAAAGAGAGTTCCCGTGAAGGAATGGCTATAGGTCATATGGTTACCTTTTTAAGCATAGTAGAGAGGACTTCTAGACTGCACTTTGACGATCCTAGAAGTAGCTTTCAGGAAATCTTGGAGACTCTCAGTGACTTGGAAACCCATGGATTTGATGTGCAGCTTGTGCGAGATCGTATAACGGAGTTGTTGTTGATGAAAGATAAGCGGGAAAAGCTTGAAGTCCAAGTTGCAGATATTGATAGTCAGATTATCGCTCATAACATGGACAAAGAACGTATTGATGGAGAAATTGAAGAGATCAATAAACAAATAGCAGAATTACAGGATAAGCTATCCCTGGCTACCTCAAGAAAGGTGGTTAAGGACCGTGAAATTGATGGTTTAAGGTCTAAGTTGATGGATATTCAAGCAGACACGAAGAAGGCACATTCTGAATTTGACAGTCTCACTAGTAAACCTCTTTAA
- the LOC107859059 gene encoding DUF724 domain-containing protein 6 isoform X1 — protein sequence MRGGTRTTRQQQQQHLQQQQQQQHLTKGSTVEVTSDEEGFKGVWFGGTVLRLCKNKVLVEYKSIVANENGSDPLRELVNVSFVRPVPPVELIEGYELEDVVDANYKDGWWTGVVTRVLEDNRYQVTFSNPPDVLEFGVSELRLHKQWVKGNWVLPGKQRTDSLMFSVGKNVEVSFDKDDRRDAWFPSKVVEQCENGSFLVERYRTIDKKGRIDNVTVDSSHIRPLPPHINRKKFNLLEKVDAFYDLAWWSGIITRELADNRYIVFFKHTNKEKELSDSDLRPHMDWKDGQWFTTSRDLPIPSDCQTNGSNNCTDTSISQKDVPLDGSSIMNETSEEKTQRSVKYIEDLNEPHSTDEISPEETLQNVLPSCDSASPHPAELPKDMSLEACNLSSKLSKKPRTKSPFSHTSPKSEYAEKKISVPVAVDEQPHNRSWQNRTRKRCQELGEEKKGGALEKLRRLKSPTTGNKDIALENAADVTQKRSTRKETDVPVIIGLECTKVRSSKTKRTRQINNESLEPIGDQKQIDAAVEGIQEENKQLGDEEGSSQKKRRGRPPRKLLNALEDMQPSGDHSKDEILDPVELAIMVNEDGKEQLEVPAGPSKKRGRTKKMTPTKMSSEKAIQSSSQQHEKHYVKREKRQAKSLNIESQAQGSVDSSAVKTAESNKIATECEEALAEIPFNGFDDQPLAKWFEEIQSPTSVDGLRISPARSPKQSAEMWEKQDMPMQTPVNGTPATQTATQSLPFVKNTLLWSTVEAMDIFKRIPQKPHFNPLLQCKESSREGMAIGHMVTFLSIVERTSRLHFDDPRSSFQEILETLSDLETHGFDVQLVRDRITELLLMKDKREKLEVQVADIDSQIIAHNMDKERIDGEIEEINKQIAELQDKLSLATSRKVVKDREIDGLRSKLMDIQADTKKAHSEFDSLTSKPL from the exons ATGCGTGGTGGCACTAGAACAACTAGACAACAGCAGCAGCAgcatcttcaacaacaacaacaacaacagcatctCACTAAAGGCTCTACCGTTGAAGTTACTTCCGACGAAGAAGGATTCAAAGGCGTTTGGTTCGGTGGCACCGTACTCCGTCTCTGTAAGAATAAGGTGTTAGTCGAATACAAGAGTATTGTTGCTAACGAAAATGGGTCGGATCCATTGAGAGAACTTGTTAACGTTTCATTTGTGAGGCCGGTACCACCGGTTGAACTAATTGAGGGGTACGAGTTAGAAGACGTTGTTGATGCGAATTATAAGGACGGTTGGTGGACTGGGGTTGTAACTAGGGTTTTGGAAGATAATAGGTATCAAGTTACTTTTAGTAATCCGCCTGACGTACTTGAATTTGGTGTGTCTGAATTGAGACTTCATAAACAATGGGTCAAAGGGAATTGGGTCTTACCCGGGAAGCAG AGAACAGACTCACTCATGTTTAGTGTGGGGAAGAATGTGGAAGTATCTTTTGATAAAGATGATCGCCGTGATGCTTGGTTTCCCTCAAAAGTAGTTGAACAATGTGAAAATGGCTCTTTTTTGGTGGAGAGGTATCGGACAATCGACAAAAAGGGGCGTATTGACAATGTAACAGTTGATTCCTCCCATATCCGACCTTTACCACCGCATATCAATAGGAAGAAATTCAATTTGCTGGAAAAAGTGGATGCATTTTATGATCTTGCCTGGTGGAGTGGTATCATCACTAGAGAGCTTGCTGATAATAGGTATATTGTCTTTTTTAAGCACACAAACAAGGAGAAGGAGTTGAGTGACTCTGATTTGAGACCTCATATGGATTGGAAAGATGGGCAGTGGTTTACTACCTCTCGG GACCTTCCAATTCCTTCAGATTGTCAAACTAATGGAAGCAATAACTGCACTGACACTAGTATTTCACAAAAGGATGTTCCTCTTGACGGATCAAGCATTATGAATGAGACATCTGAGGAAAAAACACAACGTTCTGTGAAGTATATAGAGGATCTTAATGAGCCACATTCAACTGATGAGATTTCACCGGAGGAGACATTGCAAAATGTCCTTCCCAGCTGTGATTCTGCATCTCCACATCCCGCAGAGCTGCCCAAAGACATGTCACTTGAAGCTTGTAATCTTAGTTCAAAGCTTTCCAAAAAACCCCGTACAAAGAGTCCCTTTAGTCATACTAGCCCAAAATCTGAATACGCTGAAAAGAAGATTTCAGTACCTGTAGCTGTCGATGAGCAACCCCATAACCGCTCTTGGCAGAACAGAACT AGGAAGAGATGCCAGGAACTAGGTGAAGAAAAGAAGGGTGGGGCACTTGAAAAGTTGCGACGCCTAAAATCTCCTACAACAG GTAACAAGGATATTGCACTAGAAAATGCTGCTGACGTTACTCAAAAACGTTCTACACGTAAAGAAACTGATGTTCCTGTCATCATAGGGTTGGAGTGTACTAAAGTTAGGAGCTCAAAGACTAAAAGAACGCGTCAGATTAATAATGAATCTTTGGAGCCTATCGGAGATCAGAAGCAGATTGATGCTGCTGTAGAGGGTATACAG GAGGAGAACAAACAATTAGGTGATGAAGAGGGCAGTAGTCAGAAAAAAAGAAGGGGAAGACCACCTAGGAAATTGCTTAATGCCCTAGAAG ATATGCAACCAAGCGGAGATCATTCAAAAGATGAGATTTTAGATCCCGTTGAGCTAGCAATTATGGTTAATGAAGATGGTAAGGAGCAACTAGAGGTTCCAGCAGGCCCCAGCAAAAAAAGAGGCAGGACGAAGAAGATGACCCCAACAAAAATGTCAAGTGAAAAAGCAATTCAGTCTTCGTCCCAGCAGCATGAGAAGCATTACGTGAAGAGGGAAAAACGACAAGCAAAATCTTTAAATATTGAAtctcaagctcaag GTTCTGTTGACTCTTCTGCAGTGAAAACTGCTGAATCAAACAAGATAGCAACCGAATGTGAGGAAGCTCTTGCTGAAATACCCTTCAACGGATTTGATGATCAACCCCTTGCAAAGTGGTTTGAAGAAATACAGTCTCCTACTTCTGTTGATGGATTGA GAATTTCACCTGCACGTAGTCCGAAGCAATCTGCTGAGATGTGGGAGAAACAAGACATGCCCATGCAAACTCCTGTCAATGGGACCCCAGCAACTCAAACTGCAACCCAGAGCTTGCCATTTGTGAAAAATACACTGCTTTGGTCAACAGTTGAAGCCATGGATATTTTCAAGAGGATTCCTCAGAAGCCACATTTCAATCCGTTGCTACAATGTAAAGAGAGTTCCCGTGAAGGAATGGCTATAGGTCATATGGTTACCTTTTTAAGCATAGTAGAGAGGACTTCTAGACTGCACTTTGACGATCCTAGAAGTAGCTTTCAGGAAATCTTGGAGACTCTCAGTGACTTGGAAACCCATGGATTTGATGTGCAGCTTGTGCGAGATCGTATAACGGAGTTGTTGTTGATGAAAGATAAGCGGGAAAAGCTTGAAGTCCAAGTTGCAGATATTGATAGTCAGATTATCGCTCATAACATGGACAAAGAACGTATTGATGGAGAAATTGAAGAGATCAATAAACAAATAGCAGAATTACAGGATAAGCTATCCCTGGCTACCTCAAGAAAGGTGGTTAAGGACCGTGAAATTGATGGTTTAAGGTCTAAGTTGATGGATATTCAAGCAGACACGAAGAAGGCACATTCTGAATTTGACAGTCTCACTAGTAAACCTCTTTAA